The nucleotide window CGCCGCGGTGGCACCCGCGGGCGGCGGCCCGGTGCTGGCCGCCGGCCCGGACGCCGGCCTGCTGGTGTCGACGCTGGGGACGATGGACGCCCAGACCACCCAGGGCACCGCGGACCTGACCTCCCGCGCGGTCGACCAGCGCGACCGGGCCGCCGTCGAGGAGCTCATCGGCTGGGCCGACCGGCAGCGCGCCGGGATCGCCGAGCTCGCCCCCGCGGTACCGGCCGACGCCCGGGACGCCGTGGCCGACGCGGACCGCCTGGCCGGGGACGTGGCCGCCCGCGGTGCCGCACTGCGCCTGGCGCTGGCCTGCCCGGCCGGCCCGGCGACCGACGGCGTGGACGCGCTGGGCCCGCGCCCGGCCCCCTGCCCGCCCGCCGCGACGGAGTCGGCGGCGGCGGGGACCACCGTGGTGTCCGGCCCGTCAGCCACCACCGCCGCGAGCAGCACCGCGACCCGCACCTCGGCGTCGGCGTCGTCCGCGGCGTCGCGCACCTCGAGCGGCAGCCCGCCACCGGTGGCTCCTGGCGCCCGGACGACGCCGGCCCCGCGGCCGACGCTGCCCACCGTCAGCACCGCCGTCCCGCGGCCGACCACGAGCGCCTCGCGGCCGGTGCTGCCCTCCCCGACCCTGCCGAGCATCCCGCTGCCGTCCCTGCCCGTGCCGAGCGTGTCGCTGCCGCCGGTGCCCGGCCGCACGGCGCCGACCTCGTCGGCCGCGACGTCGTCGCCGGGTGCGGTGGTCCAGCTGCCGTCCGTGGCGCCCGGGCTCTCGGTGTGCGTCCCGCCGCTGGTCTCCGTCGGCTGTCGGCCCTCCGGCGGCTGAGCAGCCGGCGACGCTAGGGTCGCCGGGACCGGGAGCCGACGCTTCGAGGGGGTGCGGGGTGGCACGAGTGCCCTTCCTGCGGCGTGCTCCGCGCAGCGCCGTGGAGCTGGAGGACGAGGAGGCGCGCGCCCTCGTCGCCGGCGCCGCCTCGGCGGCCGCGGCGGAGACCGAGTTCACCGCGCCCGAGCCCGACCGCACCGCGGCGGCGTTCTTCGACGTCGACAACACGATGATGATGGGCGCCTCGCTCTTCTGGTTCGCCCGCGGTCTGGCCGCCCGCAAGTACTTCACCTCCCGCGACGTGGCGTCCTTCGTCTGGCAGCAGGCGAAGTTCCGGATCGCCGGCAGCGAGAGCGCCACCGACATGCACACGGTGCGGGACAACGCGCTGGCGTTCGTGGCCGGCCGGCCGGTGCAGGAGATCGTTGACGCCGGCGAGGAGATCTACGACGAGCTGATGGCCGACCGCATCTGGTCGGGCACCCGGGCACTGGCCCAGCAGCACCTGGACGCCGGGCAGCGGGTGTGGCTGGTCACCGCCACCCCGGTCGAGCTGGCCTCGATCATCGCCCACCGGCTGGGGCTGACCGGCGCGCTGGGCACCGTCTCGGAGATCGTCGACGGCCGGTACACCGGGCGCCTGGTCGGCGAGATGATGCACGGGGAGTCCAAGGCGCAGGCGGTGCGGGCACTGGCCGAGCAGGAGGACCTGGACCTCTCCCGCTGCACCGCCTACAGCGACTCCACCAACGACCTGCCGATGCTCACCCTGGTGGGCAGCGCGGTGGCGGTGAACCCCGACGCGGAGCTGCGCGCGGTCGCCCGGTCCCGCGGCTGGACGGTGAAGGACTTCCGCACCGGCCGCAAGGCCGCCAAGATCACCGGCTCGACGGTCGGGGTGGCCGCGGTGTCCGGCGGCGTGGTGGGCGGGCTGGTCGCCCTGCGCCGCAACCAGCGCTGGCCCTTCTGAGCTGCCGGCGCGCACCGGCTCGGACCCGGCGACGGTGTGCACCGGGGCCGGGACGACCGGCCCGGGACCGGGGCCCGGCGCACACCCTGGGCAGCAGGCGTGCGGTGCGTCAGGGCGCGGGTGGCCTCGGCCGGAGCGGCCCGCTGCCGCCCTCGTAGTCGGCGCGGGCGACACCGTCCGGGTCGCGCCGGGCACCGTGCTCGCTCACCAGCAGCTCGATCGCCGCCTCGTGGGCAGCGGTGTCCTGCCCCTCGACCAGCCGTGACCGGTGACCGCAGCGGCACACCGCCCACGTCCGGTGCAGCCCGAAGGGCCGCACGTGGCCGACCACGTGCCCGCCCTCCGGCCCGTCTGCCGGGCTCGGCGGGCCGGCGGTCAGCTGAAGACCGAGCGGCGCTGCAGCAGCAGGCGGTAGAGCGAGTGCTGGATGGTCTCGCGGACCTGGTCGGTCAGGTTGAACACGACCATCGGGTCGTCGGCGGCCGCGGGGCCGTAGGACGCGGTCTCGATCGGCTCGCCGAAGGCGATGAGCCACTTCGACGGCAGCGGCACCGCACCCAGCGGGCCGAGCAGCGGGAAGGTCGGGGTGATCGGGAAGTACGGCAGGCCGAGCAGGCGCGCGGCGGTGCGGGCGTTGCCGAGCATCGGGTAGATCTCCTCGGCGCCCACGATCGCGCAGGGCACGATCGGCACCCCGGTGCGCAGCGCCGCGCTGACGAACCCGCCACGGCCGAAGCGCTGCAGGGTGTACCGCTCGCTGAACGGCTTCCCGACGCCCTTGAAGCCCTCGGGGAAGACGCCGACCAGTTCGCCGGCCGACAGCAGCCGCTCGGCGTCCTCGTTGCTGGCCAGCGTCACGCCGAGCTTGCGGGCCAGCGACCCGATGAAGGGGTACTGGAACACCAGGTCCGCCCCCAGCAGCCGCAGCCGCCGGGCGTCCGGGTGCTCGTCGTGCAGGGCGACGGTGGTCATCAGCGCGTCGACCGGGACGACGCCGGAGTGGTTGGCCACCACCAGCGCGCCGCCGCTGCCGGGCACGTTCTCCAGGCCCTGGGTCTCGACCCGGAACCAGCGCTGGAACCACGGCCGCAGCGCGGGCAGCAGCAGGTGGTCGGTGAGGTCGGGGTCGAAGCCGAACTCGTCGGTGTCGTAGTCGCCGGTGACCCGCCGCTGCAGGAAGTCCAGGACACCGGCCAGGGACTCGTCCCAGCTCGGTGGCGTGGCCGGGGTCGGCGGCTGCTCGCCGTCGGGGCGCAGCGGGATGACCCGGGCCTCAGGCATCGCGCACCGCCCGCAGACCAGGGACCGAGGGGGCCGGGCGCCGGTCGCCGCGCAGCGCGGTGAGCAGACCGCTCACCGCGGCCGCGCCCCGCGCGACCTGCTCGACCGCGTCGCGCGCCGACGCCGCCGCCGTGGCCACCAGCTCGGGGGACAGCACCGGCGACAGGGTGCGCCCGTAGTCGGCCAGCGCCTGGGCGGTGGTGAACCGCGGCGTGAACCCGAACTCCTCGCGCAGCACCCGGGTGTCGACGACCCGGCCGGCGGCCAGGTGGCGCAGCTGCTCGGGGGACCACTCGGCCAGCCCCGCCCGGCGGGTGAGCTGACCGGCGGAGCCGAGCGCGGGCCCGGGCACCGGCAGCGCCAGGCGCCCGAGCCGCCGGACGGCCTGGGACAGCAGCACGGTGCCGGGGGCGGCGACGTTCACGGTGCCGACGTGGTCACCGGTGGCCGCCCGCGCCAGCACGGCCACCGCGTCGTCCTCGTGCAGCAGCTGCAGCCGGGGGTCGTGGCCGAGCACGGTGGGCACGACCGGCAGCCGGAGGAAGGCGGCCACGGGCGAGTCGATCCGCGGGCCGATGACGTCGGTGAGGCGGAGCACCGAGACGCCGACGTCGGGACGGCGGCGGGCGAAGCCGCGCACGTAGCCCTCGATGTCGAGGCTGTCGCGGGCGAAGCCGCCGGAGGGGACACGGCGGGCCTGCATCGTCTCGGTGAAGACGGCCGGGTCACGGGGGCTGGACCCGTACACGGCGGTGGTGCTGGCCAGCACCAGCCGGCGGACGAGCGGCGAGCGCTGGCAGGCGGCCAGCAGCTGCATGGTGCCGATGACGTTGAGCTCCTTCATCGACACCCGCCCACCGGGCGCGGCCGGCGAGGCCATGGTGTTCATGTGCACGACGGTGTCCACCGACGCCGACTCGATGACCTTGGCGATCAGCGGGCTGCGGATGTCGGCGCGGACGAACTCCGTGCGTCCGAGGCGGCGGAGCACCTCGGGGGCCGGGGGGACCGTGTCCACCCCGATGACCCGGCCGATCGCCGGGTCGGAGGCGAGCTCGGCCGCCAGCGCGCCGCCCAGCCAGCGGCTGACGCCGGTGACGAGGACGACCGCAGGCGGCACGAGCGTCAGCTCACTTCTTGTTGCGCCGCTGGATGCGGGTCTTCTTGAGGAGCTTGCGGTGCTTCTTCTTCGCCATCCGCTTGCGGCGCTTCTTGATGACCGAACCCATGTCCTGCTCCCGACGTCGTATCGCTGGCGTCCGGGGATGCGGACCGGGGTCGTTCCGCAGATCCGTCGTCCGGACACCGAGCGAGGTGTTCAGCTCGTGCGCGGCCCGCCCACCAGGGACGGCACCGCTCAGCGCCCGAGACTACCTGGCCCTGGTCCAGCCCGAGCACCTGCCGTGCCCGTCGGCCCCCTTGCAGGGCCCCGCCGCGAGCCTGCGAGTGGTGGGGGGCAAGGGGGTCCTTCCTCAGGCGATGTCGGTGTAGGCGTCGCGCAGGTACTCGTGCACGGCGCGCTCCGGGACGCGGAAGGAACGGCCGACGCGGACGGCGGAGAGCTCGCCACCGTGGACCAGGCGGTAGACGGTCATCTTCGAGACGCGCATCAGGGCGGCGACCTCGGCGACGGTCAGGAAGGCGACGGCGGCGCGGGGGGCCGGGACGGCGGCCTGACGGCCGACGGGCATGGCGGCCGGGTGGGCGGCGGGCACGGGGCGGGACATCGAGGCTGCCGAGATGGGCCGGCCCATCGGACGCGGCGCCGGGACGCCGGGACGGGAGGTCTGGATGGTGGCGCGCTGGGGCATGGTCACGTCGTTCATCTCCGTAGTCAGCACGCTCCGTTGCCACCGGCTTCCCCACCGGCGGGCGTGTCACGTTCGTGCTGGAAAAACCATATGGGGACCGGAGTGACAGAAGCGATGGGTGAAACGAACAGGCGGACCGGTCCGTACTGGGCACAAGTGGACAGAGACACCCAGTGACCCTCCCGTGACGGCGTGTTGTCCCCAAGTCGACTCGTCCGTCACAGAGGCCGTCCACAGGATTCTGGGGATAACCACACACCTGTGATTCACCTGGAGCCGGGTGGGACGAACGGTGCACGACGCAACGGGAGCCGTGTGAACCGTGTGGCGAGTGGGTCGACGCCGCCTCTTCGTCGCAGACAGTCACCGGCGCCTCCGGGCGAGGTCACGCCGGACCGCGTCCGGCGACCCGGAGCGCCCTCAGTCGGCTGCGCGCCCCAGCTCCACCGAACGGTCGTGCGCGGCCTCGAGGGCGGCGATGAGCGCGGCCCGGACCCCGTGCCGCTCCAGCTCCCGGACGGCGGCGATCGTCGTCCCGCCCGGGCTGGTGACGGCCTCGCGCAGCTGCACCGGGTGCTCACCGGACTCCCGGAGCATCACCGCCGAGCCGTAGGCGGTCTGCACGATCAGGTCGGCGGCCAGGCTGCGCGGGAGCCCGAGCAGGATGCCGGCGTCGATCATCGCCTCGACCAGGAAGAAGAAGTAGGCCGGCCCGCTGCCCGACAGCGCGGTGACGGCGTCCTGCTGGCTCTCCGGCACCCGCCGCACCTGGCCCACCGACGACAGCAGCGCCTCCGCCTCGTCGAGGTCGGCGTCCGTGGCGTGCGCACCGGCCGACAGCACGCTCATCCCGGCCTCGACCAGCGCCGGGGTGTTGGGCATGACCCGCACCACCGGGGTGCCCGCCGGCAGCGCCGCCTCGATGCGGGCGGTGGGGACACCGGCCGCCACGCTCACGACCAGGTGCCCGGGCCCGACGAGCGGGGCCAGCTGCTCGACGAGGACGTCGACGTCCTGGGGCTTGACCGCGATGAGCAGCACCCGCGACCGGGCCGCGGCGCCGGCCAGGTCGACGACCTCCACCCCGTACCGCGCGGCGACCGCCGCGGTGCGCTCGGGGCTGCGCCCGACCAGGACGACGCCGGCCGCGCTCCCGGCCCGCCGTACCAGCCCGGCCAGCAGTGCCTCGCCGATCTTCCCGGCACCGATGATGGCCAGCCCGGGGGTGCGCCCCTCTCCCGCGATCATGGTGAGCGACCGTAGTGCCCCCCGGTGCGGGCCGGCGGGCGGCGGGGTGGACGGCGCCCGTGTCCGGCCGGATCGCCGTCGTGCAGCCGGCCGGCTCAGCCGGCGGCGAGCAGCCCGGCGGCCGGGGCGATGGTGAGCACGGTGCCGGCCAGGAGCAGGACGGCCAGCAGCGCGATGCCCGGCGCCCCCTCGCCGTGCCGCTGCCGCCAGACGTACACGCCGGCGACCAGCCCGGTGATGGTCAGCGGGGCGACCACCATCGCGACGTAGGGCATGACGCCCCAGAGCACGGTGAAGGCGAAGTACAGCCCGATGCCGACGGCGAGGGCGACCACGAGCTCGCCGGCGAACCGGGCCCACGCGAGCGCGCCCTGCTTGCCGGTCAGCGGCTCGGCGTCGGCCTCGGCCAGCTGGGCCGCCGTGACGACCGGGATGGGACCGGTGACGGGGTGCTGGGCGGCCTGCCGGGCCCGCTCCACGCTGTCGGGGAGCGCGGTGGCGCCGGTGGTCGACGGGCGCACGGCCGAGGTGGACGGCCCGGTGCCGAACAGCGGCGGCGACTCGACCGCGGGCTTCGGGGTTTCGCCGTCGCCCTTGCGGCGGCCGGTGCGCACGGGTGGGGCGGCGGTCTCCGCGCGGCTCCCGGCGCGGCCGGTGCCGGCGGGGCCGTCACGGTCGTCGAGGTCCCAGGCGGCCGGGAGGGAGGCCGACGTCCGGGCGGGTTCCGGGGTGCGGGCGGGCGTAGGGGTGCGGGCGGGGGCGACCGGGCCGGCCAGCCCGGCGGCCGGCCGGGCCGCGGGCTCGGGAGCCGGCGTCCAGGGCTGACCCACCGGCCGGGACGGCGAGGGGGCGGCTGCCGGACGCGCGACCGGCACCTGGGCCTGTGCGCGGGCCTGGGCCTGGGCGGCCGCGCGGGCCACCGGGGGCCGCACGGGCGGCTCGGACCGCTCGTCGCGCGGCGTGGGCTCCACGCGCGCCGAGCGACCGGTGGACTCGGGGTCCTCGCCGGGACGGCGCCGTCGGCCCGGACGGGTGCCGAGTTCGCTCTCCAGGCCGTGCTCGCGGAGGATCTCCGCGAGCGAACGGACGCTGTACTCCCCGGAGTCGGGCTGCGACATCAGGCTCCCTCCAGCTGGTCCATCCGGCGGAGGATGACTCCCTCACGCAGTGCCCACGGGCAGATCCGGACAGACGTTACGTCCACGGCGCGCATCGCGGCCTGCGCCACGACGGCACCGGCCGGGACCTGGTGCGCGCGCTGGGCCGACACGCCCTGCAGCTCGGCCAGCGCGGTGGACTCGATCCGGGAGACGAAGCCCAGCACCTGGGACAACCCGGTGGCGGTCATCCCGCGGGGCGTGCGCAGCCCGGCACCGGACGGCGCGGCGCCGGCGAGCCGGGCCAGCGTGCGGAAGGTCTTCGAGGTGGCGGCCACCAGGTCGGGCTCGCCGGCGTCCTTCAGCTCCTTGCCGACCGGGGCCAGCACGTCCTCGGCGTACCGCTCCAGCTGGCCCAGCGCCCGCAGGTCCGGGCGGCCACCGGTCTCGGCGTCGGGCAAGAAGCGGCGGGTCATCCGGCCCGCGCCCAGCGGCACGGACAGGGCGACGTCGGGGTCCTCGTCGATGCCGGAGGCCAGCTCCAGCGACCCGCCGCCGATGTCGAGGACCAGCAGCCGGCCCGCGCTCCAGCCGAACCACCGGCGCACGGCCAGGAAGGTCAGCCGGGCCTCGTCCTCGCCGGTGAGCACCTGCAGGTCGACCCCGGTCTGCTCGCGCACCCGGCGGAGCACCGCGGCCCCGTTGTCGGCCTCGCGGATCGCGGAGGTGACGAAGGCGAGCAGCTCGTCGCAGCGCTGCTCGGCCGCCTGCTGCTTGGCCCGCAGCACCGCGTTGAGCAGGGTCTTCTCCCCCGCCTTGGACAGCTTGCCGTCCTCGCCGACGTGCTCGGCCAGCCGCAGCACCGACCGGTCGTCGTGCATCGGCGTGGGGTGGGCGCCGCGATGGGCGTCCACCACCAGCAGGTGCACGGTGTTCGAGCCGACGTCCAGCACCCCGAGTCGCATGCCGAGAGTGTGCCTGGCCCCCTCCAGGGCCTCGCGCCGAGCGGAGCGGGGCATGCGGAGGGGTCTGCTCACTACGCTGCCCCGGTGGACCCGAGCACCGTCGTCGACCCGCCGCCCGAGGTCGGGCTGGACTTCCCCCGCGAGTGGATCGAGTTCACCGACCCGGCCGACCCCGAGCACCGGGTGCGCGCCGACCTGACCTGGCTGACCAGCGCCTGGACGTGCGTGTTCGGCCGCGGCTGCGCCGGTGTGGTGGCCGGCCGCGCCGAGGACGGCTGCTGCAACCACGGGGCCTTCTTCACCGACACCGACGACCTGGACCGGGTCGAGGCGTCGGTGGCCGAGCTGACCCCGGCCGACTGGCAGCGGCACCCGGGCACCGCGGTGGGCCGCGACGACTGGACCGAGGCCGACACCCTCGACGAGCCGGCCGAGGACGGGTCGGTCGAGCAGGCGCTGCGCACCCGGGTCGTCGACGGCGCCTGCGTCTTCCTCAACCGGCCCGGGCACCCCGCGGGTGCCGGCTGCGCACTGCACGCGATGGCGCTGCGCCAGGGCCGGCACCCGCTGGAGACGAAGCCGGACGTGTGCTGGCAGCTGCCGGTGCGCCGGGAGCAGGAGTGGGTCGACCGCCCCGACGACACCCGGGTGCTGGTGTCCAGCATCGGCGAGTTCGACCGGCGCGGCTGGGGCCCGGGCGGGCACGACCTGCACTGGTGGTGCACCGGCTCCCCCACCGCGCACGTGTCGGCCGAGCCGCTGGTGGAGACCTACGGCCCCGAGCTCACCGCACTGCTCGGCCCGGCGGCCTACGCCGAGCTACGCCGGCTGACCGAGGCCCGCATGGACGCCGGCCTCGTCGCCCCGCACCCGGCCAGCCCCCGGCCGGTGCCGGTCGAGCTGCACCGCCGCCGTCCCGACTGAGCCGCCGGTGCGGAAGGTCTGCCGGTAGGCGCGCGGGGAGACCCCGCGGCGGCGGGTGAACTGCTCGCGCAGCCCGGCCGCGGTGCCGAAGCCGACGAGCCGGGCGACCTCCTCGACGGGGGCGTCGCTGTCCTCCAGCAGCGCCTCGGCCGCGGCCAGCCGCTGGGACAGCAGCCAGGCGTGCGGCGTCGTCCCGGTGGTGGCCTTGAACCGACGGGCGAAGCTGCGCGGGCTCATCAGGGCCCGGCGGGCCAGCAGGGGCACGCTGATGTCCTCGGCCAGGTGCGCCCGCGCCCAGTCCAGGACGACGCCGAGCAGGTCGTCCTCGCACCGGGCGACGGGGGCGTCGATGAACTGCGCCTGCCCGCCGTCGCGGTGCGGGGGCACGACCATCTCCCGGGCCAGTGCGTTGGCCGCGACCGTGCCCCACTCCCGGCGCACCAGGTGCAGCAGCGTGTCCAGCCCGGCGGCGGTGCCGGCGCCGGTGATCACCCGGCCGTTGTCGACGTAGAGCACCGCCGGGTCGACCACGACGGCCGGGTAGCGGGCGGCGAGCTCGCCGGCGTACCGCCAGTGCGTGGCCGCGCGGCGGCCGTCGAGGAGACCGGCCTCGGCCAGCACGAACGCGCCGGTGCAGTGGCTGACCAGCTGGGCACCGCGGGCGTACGCGGCCCGCACCCCCGCGACCAGCTCCGCGGGCGGGGCGGTGCCGTCGGAGGCCCAGGAGGTGATGACCACGATGTCGGAGACGGCCAGGCGGTCCAGCCCGTGCTCGACGGTGATGCCCAGGCCGGTGTCGGTGCGGACCACCCCCGGCTCGGCGGTGACCAGCGCGAAGTCGAACAGCGGCAGGCCCATCGCCCGGCGGTCGTAGGCGAAGAACTCCGCCACCACGCCCAGGCCGAGGCTGCCCATCAGCCCGTCGGCCACCACCACGCTGACCACCACCGGGTCGCTGTCCGCTGCCATGGCGACACGATGGCAGAAAGGGCGCGGTCGTGGTCAGGTCTGCCACTCGTCTCCATCGACGGGGCCGCGCAGGCTCGCAGCCATGTTCTTGATCACCTGTCCCGTGACCCGGACCGATGAACTGGTGGCCGACCGGCACGTGCTGTCGGCCACCAGTCACCCGACGCACGTCGGCCTGGCCGTCGCCTGCCCGTGCGGCCTGGTGCACGTGTACCGGACCGGCCGCCGCTGGGAGGAGGCGCGGGCACGGGTCGCCGCGGCCCGGGCAGCGGCGCCGACGGCTCAGGACGTGCGTGTGTGAGCCCTCTGCGGCAGGGGTACTTCGAACACATGAGCGAATCGAACGCACCTGTGAACAGCGGCCAGCCCGGCGACCCCTCTGCCGAGAAGGACCCCTCCGACTGGGTGACCGGCGGCGAGCCGGCCACCGGCGCCCAGAAGAGCTACCTGCACACCCTGGCCAACCAGGCCGGCGAGGACGTCCCCGACGACATCACCAAGGCCGACGCCTCGATCAAGATCGAAGAGCTCCAGGAAGAGACCGGCCGCGGCAAGTGAGCCACCGGCTGGTGTCCGCAGGCACCGGCCAGCAGGCACGGCGCAGCCGGTCAGCCCGGACGGTGGGCCCGCAGGGTCCACCGCCGGGCTGACGGGGAACAGCTCAGCGCAGAGCGACCCGCACGGAGGCCGCGGGGCACGAGACGCCGAAGGCGGTGACGCCGGACGGTGGGCCCGCAGGGTCCACCTCCGACGTCACGGGAAGCGGCTCAGGGCGAGGTGACCCCGCTCCTGGCCGCGGTGCGATCCGGA belongs to Modestobacter sp. L9-4 and includes:
- a CDS encoding HAD family phosphatase; the protein is MARVPFLRRAPRSAVELEDEEARALVAGAASAAAAETEFTAPEPDRTAAAFFDVDNTMMMGASLFWFARGLAARKYFTSRDVASFVWQQAKFRIAGSESATDMHTVRDNALAFVAGRPVQEIVDAGEEIYDELMADRIWSGTRALAQQHLDAGQRVWLVTATPVELASIIAHRLGLTGALGTVSEIVDGRYTGRLVGEMMHGESKAQAVRALAEQEDLDLSRCTAYSDSTNDLPMLTLVGSAVAVNPDAELRAVARSRGWTVKDFRTGRKAAKITGSTVGVAAVSGGVVGGLVALRRNQRWPF
- a CDS encoding lysophospholipid acyltransferase family protein; this encodes MPEARVIPLRPDGEQPPTPATPPSWDESLAGVLDFLQRRVTGDYDTDEFGFDPDLTDHLLLPALRPWFQRWFRVETQGLENVPGSGGALVVANHSGVVPVDALMTTVALHDEHPDARRLRLLGADLVFQYPFIGSLARKLGVTLASNEDAERLLSAGELVGVFPEGFKGVGKPFSERYTLQRFGRGGFVSAALRTGVPIVPCAIVGAEEIYPMLGNARTAARLLGLPYFPITPTFPLLGPLGAVPLPSKWLIAFGEPIETASYGPAAADDPMVVFNLTDQVRETIQHSLYRLLLQRRSVFS
- a CDS encoding DUF3072 domain-containing protein; the protein is MSESNAPVNSGQPGDPSAEKDPSDWVTGGEPATGAQKSYLHTLANQAGEDVPDDITKADASIKIEELQEETGRGK
- a CDS encoding helix-turn-helix domain-containing protein → MAADSDPVVVSVVVADGLMGSLGLGVVAEFFAYDRRAMGLPLFDFALVTAEPGVVRTDTGLGITVEHGLDRLAVSDIVVITSWASDGTAPPAELVAGVRAAYARGAQLVSHCTGAFVLAEAGLLDGRRAATHWRYAGELAARYPAVVVDPAVLYVDNGRVITGAGTAAGLDTLLHLVRREWGTVAANALAREMVVPPHRDGGQAQFIDAPVARCEDDLLGVVLDWARAHLAEDISVPLLARRALMSPRSFARRFKATTGTTPHAWLLSQRLAAAEALLEDSDAPVEEVARLVGFGTAAGLREQFTRRRGVSPRAYRQTFRTGGSVGTAAVQLDRHRPGAGRVRGDEAGVHAGLGQPA
- a CDS encoding Ppx/GppA phosphatase family protein; its protein translation is MRLGVLDVGSNTVHLLVVDAHRGAHPTPMHDDRSVLRLAEHVGEDGKLSKAGEKTLLNAVLRAKQQAAEQRCDELLAFVTSAIREADNGAAVLRRVREQTGVDLQVLTGEDEARLTFLAVRRWFGWSAGRLLVLDIGGGSLELASGIDEDPDVALSVPLGAGRMTRRFLPDAETGGRPDLRALGQLERYAEDVLAPVGKELKDAGEPDLVAATSKTFRTLARLAGAAPSGAGLRTPRGMTATGLSQVLGFVSRIESTALAELQGVSAQRAHQVPAGAVVAQAAMRAVDVTSVRICPWALREGVILRRMDQLEGA
- the proC gene encoding pyrroline-5-carboxylate reductase — protein: MIAGEGRTPGLAIIGAGKIGEALLAGLVRRAGSAAGVVLVGRSPERTAAVAARYGVEVVDLAGAAARSRVLLIAVKPQDVDVLVEQLAPLVGPGHLVVSVAAGVPTARIEAALPAGTPVVRVMPNTPALVEAGMSVLSAGAHATDADLDEAEALLSSVGQVRRVPESQQDAVTALSGSGPAYFFFLVEAMIDAGILLGLPRSLAADLIVQTAYGSAVMLRESGEHPVQLREAVTSPGGTTIAAVRELERHGVRAALIAALEAAHDRSVELGRAAD
- a CDS encoding NAD-dependent epimerase/dehydratase family protein, yielding MPPAVVLVTGVSRWLGGALAAELASDPAIGRVIGVDTVPPAPEVLRRLGRTEFVRADIRSPLIAKVIESASVDTVVHMNTMASPAAPGGRVSMKELNVIGTMQLLAACQRSPLVRRLVLASTTAVYGSSPRDPAVFTETMQARRVPSGGFARDSLDIEGYVRGFARRRPDVGVSVLRLTDVIGPRIDSPVAAFLRLPVVPTVLGHDPRLQLLHEDDAVAVLARAATGDHVGTVNVAAPGTVLLSQAVRRLGRLALPVPGPALGSAGQLTRRAGLAEWSPEQLRHLAAGRVVDTRVLREEFGFTPRFTTAQALADYGRTLSPVLSPELVATAAASARDAVEQVARGAAAVSGLLTALRGDRRPAPSVPGLRAVRDA
- a CDS encoding helix-turn-helix domain-containing protein, with the translated sequence MPVGRQAAVPAPRAAVAFLTVAEVAALMRVSKMTVYRLVHGGELSAVRVGRSFRVPERAVHEYLRDAYTDIA
- a CDS encoding 30S ribosomal protein bS22, with product MGSVIKKRRKRMAKKKHRKLLKKTRIQRRNKK